CCCAGTGAGAAAGAACCAGTCGGAGTTGTCTCTGCGATGGTGAACTCGGAGTTATCCCTGTCGTACATAGTAACCGTGAAGTACCTAGCCGTCTTCAAGTTGGCCTCTATACACTTCACCAAGTGCTGACTAAATTGTTGTCCGGTTCCCATCTGCGCCTCAGCCTCTATCCCTTTGCGAACAAATAATTCGGCCAACCTTCCGTATGTTGCCTTCACTAGCGAGCACACAGGAAGGTTTCTAACACCCTTGAGGATCGAGTTCTCACACTCAGATATATTCGTCGTCATGTGTCTGAATCTACACCCCTCATCACAATGCTGTGTCCACAACGAATACTCAATCCGGTTCGCCCAGTCACACATCGCCGGGTCTTCGGACCTAAGAATATCAAACCAGTAATGGAATTCGACCTCGGTCTTAGCGTACGCCGCATTCACAAGTAGCCTCCTTGCGTCTTTGCCCTTGAAGGTGAGGGTGAAATTTGCCGCAACATGTCGAATGCAGAATGCTCGGTATGCAGACGGAGGTAACCAGCCTCCGTCAAGAGCCTCAAGCGCGGCCTTGATACCGTTATGCCTGTCCGAGATAACCAGCAGACCCGGCTGTGGTGTCACATGCTCACGCAGGTGGGAGAGAAAGAAGGACCATGACTCAGCATTCTCACCCTCGACTAATGCGAATGCAACATGGAGTATGTTGGAGTTCCTGTCCTGTGCAATCGCGACAAGCAACGTTCCCCCATACTTGCCATACAGATGGGTGCCGTCAATACCAACTAGGGGCTTGCAATGACGGAATGCCTCGATACACGGTGGAAACATTCAGAATAGTCTGTGAAAATAAGCTCAAGACTCGTCCAACTATCCACCGACACGAATAGGGCTCGTCCTTAGGACTGCAACAGTACCAGACATCGTCAACTGGACTCCTAACACCCACCTTGGCAGCTCGTTGTACGACTCATCCCAGTCACCATAGATGAGGGCAACAGCTTTCTGCTTCGCCAACCAGACCCTCCTGTAAGTCGGTCTAAACCAAAAGTGTGCGGCAGTGGCATTTAGGAGCACCTTGATGCTGACGGATGCATCAGCCCTAACCATTGGCATAATGAATGCCGATATCACATGGTAATCCAAACTCCTGTGGTCGCTGGAAATGGAGGTGGCGAGACAAGTATGCGGTCCGTTGTAACGTTTGACCTCCCAAAGTCCCTTGCGCTGTCGGAGACTAAGccgaatcaaccatgtgcacccattGCCGAACTCAGAACACTTGCCCACATACCGGCGATAGTCAGACTCCACGACCTTGTACTGTACCCTCAACGGATGCTGTAAGTCTTGACACTTAACATGGCCTCTTCTTTATTCGAAAATTGCTGACCAACCTGAAACTCTATCAGACCTGCAGACCCTTCAGCATCTCTAGCGCCAAATCCAGCCAGCTGCCCAGGAACCCCCTCCTGCCTTATGGCATCCAAGTCCAAAGAGGAAAAATGTGGAGGGTACTGCTGCGTGCTAGAGCTAAAACCACCGCCCGCCACAGCAGGCTCACTTGCTCCAACATCATCGCCACTGTCATCAGCAATCATATCTGGTTCGACATCATCGTCCTCTGGATCATCCAAGAATCCATCTCCAACCCCGGCCGGTGCAGCACACTGTAAAGAGGTCCGCAGATATTCCCTTTCTCCGACCTCGTCGCCTACACTGCCGTTGAGATCAATAGCGAACGAAGGGGAGGCGACAGGTTGGACGGGTGGCTCGTACACAGGGACGGAGGAAGATGCAACGGCGGGTTTGGAGCTAGAACCGGCTACCGTGGCTAAAGTGGTGGTATTCCGGTTCGAACCCCCCGAGCTGGACACAGCGTCAACCAACTTTGCCAACAGTTCTGGTGTCCTCACCTCTGGAAACTGCCGGCGACAATGAAATATGACCTGCAAGTCCTCATCACTCCCGATCGTGAAACAATCGTACTTTACGGTTTCCTGGAGCACCGTGATTGGAGTTCGATAAAAAAAAACTTCTTAACCCGTTTCACACCTTCTAGACCAAGTTTCAGCAGTACAGAGCTAACAAGGTCCTCATACCTCGTCATAGGCCTGACGATAATACAgagaagatccttatcagtgaacttcacaccgGAACGAGTTTTCCTTTTAATGGATTCTCTGTGGTGAACCAACACTACGaaactctcctcactagccatcttACCCCCCTCTAATGATAGCAACTCACGTTCACACCATATATATACAGGTTTGGTCCtcactaattcgaaccagcctAGTACGAAATATGGtctgtgtaattcgaaccaagctggttcgaattacttgaggagtgtaattcgaacctaatTGGTTTGAATTACGTGGAAAGTGAGTTCGAACCATGTTGGTTCGAACTACATAGAAATGTgctttggttgattgatgaatCAGATTTTGCTTTGGCTTATTTGTGTAAAATTGTTCTCCCTTTGGCTTATTTACGTTTTTTACCCTAAAAAAAAGGGATATCATGTGTGTATGGATGTGGTGTGTGTAAGTGTGTAACCTAGGATTGGGGGTTGTCCAATCCATCGACAAAAAAAAGGTTTATTGGTGCTGCACTCTACTCCCAATTAGGGTTTCTCTGAGGTTTCAAAATCCTGTGCCGCAGCCATCATGGTGAGTGTCCTTCCTCGCATTTCATTAGATCCGTGATTGTTCTTGATTATCCATGTGGTTTCTTTGAAAACTGAAATTTTATGTGGATTGAGTAGGTTCTTCAGAATGACATCGATTTGCTTAACCCTCCAGTTGAGCTTGAGAAGAGGAAACACAAGCTCAAGCGTCTTGTTCAGTCTCCTAACTCTTTCTTCACCGTANNNNNNNNNNNNNNNNNNNNNNNNNNNNNNNNNNNNNNNNNNNNNNNNNNNNNNNNNNNNNNNNNNNNNNNNNNNNNNNNNNNNNNNNNNNNNNNNNNNNNNNNNNNNNNNNNNNNNNNNNNNNNNNNNNNNNNNNNNNNNNNNNNNNNNNNNNNNNNNCTAACAAGCTTTTATGTCTCTTGTTTGCCCGTTTTACTGTTGCAGGATGTGAAGTGCCAAGGTTGTTTCAACATGTAAGTTGGATGATTCTgccttttttttgttgatttttatttagtgtTATCTAATTTGCTTTAAATCACTTCAATTAGTTTTAACTGTTTTCGCCCCCAAATTTGTGATTGAATGCAGTACCACCGTATTCAGCCACTCTCAGACCGTCGTGGTGTGCGGAAACTGCTAGACAGTATTGTGCCAGCCGACAGGCGGCCGAGCGAGGCTGACCGAGGGCTGCTCTTTTAGGAAGAAGCGGGATTAAATCGGTGTgacatctttttgctttttagTTCTTGAAAGTTTTGCTGTTCTAGGATAGGATCAATGCCTTCTGTTCTGTTTTTGTTTAACTGTTTAtggtatatttatatttagtttGGTTAAACTGTAAGCATTATACTGGAAGCATGCTTGcaccaaaaatgaaaaaatgccAGTCGATTAAGAACCGAGTGCCTTGTGTAAGTTTCCCTTCGTTGTACTAAGTTGTTAAGCACTTGTTAAATCGTGTAAGTTTTCCTTTGTTGTACTCCGTTGTTAATCACGTTTACTTTCTTAGTGTACTCCGTTGTTAATTTCGTAGCCATTATAATTTTCACGGTGATTTATTTGTAAGACCTAGATATTCAGATTAGTTAGGTTGAATGTGTGCTAACTAACTAGCATAGAAATAACTACTACACACTAAGTTAATGCAAATTTgagaataaaatgaaaatgttTCTACAAAAATACGCTTAGTTAATAAAcctatttatgtttatttttatttgtttttcgtTTTGCAGTATGATGGGCACTTCCTTCTTGTAGAGGTGGATAGtcttaatctttatttttctctaagTTAGCTATACATGTATATCGTATATGCAATATTgacctttttatttatttatttatttgcagcGTATTTCACTAGAACCTGGTGATCCTAGTCCGCATAGTCTACTTATATGGATTGCAGGTATAAATGAATGCTTAATATTCATAGCTTAATTTTGAGAGCTTTTTatctaacaatattttttttacagacgaattaaaaagatcaaacgaatcaatcaTTAATAACTTGCAAAAAAAAACTTCTCTAACAATACTTGAAACTCTTTTAttgagtagaaaaagaaaaaaaaaagtgatatgTGAGATACGTACTAATTTATACCATGTTGCACTGCAATGAGAGGCCGTTTTCCATTGAACGTAACCTACTTTTAAGTTAATGAGGTTAGTGAAGGTTACGGATACATGTTTTGCTAGTATATGTTGTCCCATGGGTCATTCcataagatttttattttgatacttATTTATCTTTGACCTAGGTCTTTGCTGACTATGTTTCAATGAAAAATCCAATTGATGTTCCCAGAACTTGGTTATGGCATCTAGAGAAAAGAATTGCATATTTTGGGGCAGGAGCATCTTCCATTTTAAAAGGTTACAAAATATGAATTATAACGTATagctatatatatttattcgggcaatttacttatttaaataaaatggtCGAAACCTTTACCTAAATATACAAAACGGATTGTTGTTACGTGCATGTGCAAAAACTTTATTCTATGTAATCCGTGGCAACCCATTACGGTTTTTGAATTGTGCATAAACCGTGGCAGGCTGGGACGGTTTATGGAAAAACTGAGTTGCTTGTAAACCGTGGGAAGTTCCAGCGTTTTATGAAGGTGGCGTAGAAGGCATAAATCGTGGTAGgttaccacggtttatgaaaaAGGTGAACTGGTCATAAACCCTTGTGGGTTACAACGGTTTAGGCATGACTGTGTTACAATGGAgtattagaaaagaaaaaacaaatatttctaccaattatttttaaaataaaaaagatatataaaaaatacaaaaaaaataaatataacaattttgattttaaaaccaAAAGTGCCTCACTATTCCTAACAATGGATTATGTGACAATGATTCTAATAAAATCCCACTCAGAAAATGACAATAATCCTTTtgtgaagaaaagaaagcatCATGGGTTAATAAGtgccttattttaattttatatgcacttattttaattttataacagtAGAGAATTAAAAGTGGCTTCTAGGAATGATGACAAAAATCACACAAGCTTCTCaccagtttttttttctataattttaattaattccaaaaaataatttttcaactttaattttttagatttatctttttttttttgtatttggaGTTCggcgaactctataaaaataagCAAGTTCACTTTAATTCTCGGCAAACTtcactcaaaatttttaaaatgcatATCATCGTCTCCAAAATAGTATATAGATCTACAAATAGTATATAAGAgtacacaaaaaaatacacagacAATAAGCATGGTTTcttcaagtatttttttaattataaattaaaaaaaacaagccATATTTAACAATGGCAACCATTATTATAGTCTCAAAAAAATATACAGGTACACCgaaataaatatttaacaaggattttttaattataaattaaaaaaataactatttcccaaaaataaaatacaacttATTCCTGGGTACTCTTATGTACTCTGGAGACTATGATAATAGTTACTATTGTTAACTTTTCAATCTGACATATTTGAAgtggattatttttagaaaatagttatttttttaatttataattaaaaaaattcttgttaAATATGACTTATTCCGATGTATCTATGTATTTTTGGAGACGATAATAATGGTTGCCATTATTAAAtatgacttttttttaattcataattaaaaaaatctttgaaGAAGCTATGCTTGCTTTCtgtgtattttttatgtattccTATATACTATTTGTAGATCTATAAACGGTGTGTTTTCTGGCCATAATTGAACCTACATAAACCGTTGTAATCCACAAGGGTTTATGACCAgttcaccttcttcataaatcGCTGGAACCTCCCACGGTTTACAAGCAACTAAGTTTTTCCATAAACCATCCCAGCCTGCCACGGTTTATGCACAATTCAAAAACCGTGGTAGGTTACCACGGATTACATAGAATAGGATTTTTGCACATATACGTAATAACAATCTGTTTTGCACATTTGGATAAAGAATTCtgtcattttatttaaataagtaaattgCCCTATTTATTCAATTGAAATATGTATCTTtaatttgcttttttttttcaataatatatatttcaaaacaaatataaattgattatttttcttatttttattattgtcaaTCATCAAAATAGGTTTGTCAGCTAATGAGATTGAAGATTGTTTCCGGAAATGTAAGATAATAATGTACACATAAATAAGTTGAAGCtagatttttcttttgttgaaatCAACATGCATGTTTGCAGGTTATGTGTGTGTGAGCAATTAATGCAAAGACAGGAGCGCCAAGGCCATTATCATATAGATTTCACCGGCAACAACACAATTGTCAAAGCTAAAATTGGTAACAAAATAACCCAGGATAATGAAGTTAAGACTGAAcaagacaactcaagaaaaagaaagataacGAATTATGTATTTATCCATAatactttttacttttatttttttatattaagactcttagttttatgcatttttaaatataaaattgtatGAGAACTGTTGATGCAATACCAGGAATGGAACATTTTGGATTTTCATCATGTATTTTAAATAGGAAAATATAGATAGAAAAGTAGGGTTTTGtagaaaaaaataagttatatttaaattcttttaacaTCCATATATCATTGCATGATAAGTAGGTAAGTGATTATTAATGCGCAACTCATTTTTTTCGACATTCTGCCTTGGAAAATATGAGttatatttaaattcttttagCATCCATATATGATTGCATGATAAGTGGGTAAGTGATTATTAATGCACAACTCATTTTTTTCGACATTCTGCCATCTCAGATCTAGatgttttttaatttctgaTTGCATAAAATGATCGCTttcaaagaaatattttttttcctgcTTGCGCTTATTAGGTTTAATTCATTTAAACATCTCtagttatattaaatttaattcattCAAACATCTCTAgttatattaaatttgttaaCTGGTCTCTATACTAAAACTTTGTATAATATAAGACTTTGTAATTAGAGTTTATCGTTAAAAAACCAATTTAAAGAATtgacatatttttttaagtatagcttaattgaaacaattaaaaatggtaagactttattataatttttttatgtatctcTAAAGACTTTAAAACTCCAAAGTACTGGACTAGCTATTACAAGTTATTGATGTGAGATGTtgagtttttattaaaaattttgaaatgccTGCCCCATTGACTTATTAGAAAATCCTTCGTGTATGTCCTTTGTGTAATGTTGTGTAATGTGAGATGTCAAACggttaaaaatatttagtgataccaataattaaatttattataataaaataattaaatttataatagaaatataattatttttatttatagaaaaaaatacaaattagaaAAGACAATGATCTTAGCATCTTGGTCATATCCAACATATTCGTACATACAGAACGAATACATGattctcttttatatattttttgggttataatatctttttatcttttttaacatCCCCACCTAGGGGTGTAAGTTACCGAACCGAATCAAAATTTACCGCAAAATCAAGTCGAAATTTACAATAatcgaataaaaaatataaaaaattggtttttttaAGTAAATCGATTGGTTCAGTTCGGTTTGGTTTTCGGATGGCTATGCAGAAATCGAATCGAATCGAACAAAAAAAGTGGCTTAGtaatgaattgaaattgaaattttagacTTAACAAATgtgtttgttttatgtttagttgTTGGAATGAGTTGAAATTGTGTTGAATTTGAATATAATATAATGTTATTTCAGTTTATTGATTGTTTTGAATATCATTTTACTAAGATTAATTTTCTATTAGTtaggatttaaaaataaaaaaaaacgacCGAACCAAATTGCTAAACTGcttttggtttggttcggtttggttcggttgtTGCACAAACAGCAAACCGATTAGTTGGTACTCTGTAAAAACCAAACAGATCCGTTCGGTTGGATTTTAGTCCAaaatcgaaccaaaccgaaccgataACACCCCTACCCCACCACAAACCTAGCAACTACTCTAGGTTTAGGGGTGGCAAGCGGGAAAGCCCGCCCCACCCTGTTAGAAACCCGTCTTTTGGTGGATTGGGATGTTTCGCTCCGTCTAACTGCTGGTTGGCGGGCTAACGGGCTAAGCCCGCTAAAGCTcatcttttttttgttaactactaaataatatatatataatttcacaaccatattaataaatttataattttaaaggcataaaaaattatattttttatattcacaaatattaaagtctttgtaattataaatatctaataaacataattataaaccaagttttcatccaaaacataattataaatattgtctccaaagcaaaataaacataatccaaaacataattataaatattgtcttcAAAGCaatataaacataatccaaaacattgAATTTTCATCTTCATACCCTTGTAAATTGGGTTGGGAGAAGTTTGAgttttaacaaaagaaaattataaaaataccccttgcaaaaaaaattaagttcggCAGAAAAGTCGGCCCCGCCCCGCAAAAACTCGCAATTTAAATGGTGCGAGTTAGGCGATTTTTTGCTCTTTAGTGGTTTCAATTTTTCAACCCGACCCACTTTTTTTGCGGATTATGCGAACCGACCTGGTAGGTTTAAACCCGTTTCCATCCTTAACTAGGTTATAATATCTTCTATTGTTTTGTACTGTCTTCTTCTATatcaattaaattcataaacCTCTTCTTGGTCATTACTTATGATACAACTAGTTTTTGGACCTAACCTTCCTATAACctttacaattattttttggGCCAGTT
This window of the Arachis duranensis cultivar V14167 unplaced genomic scaffold, aradu.V14167.gnm2.J7QH unplaced_Scaffold_232527, whole genome shotgun sequence genome carries:
- the LOC127744272 gene encoding 40S ribosomal protein S27-2-like isoform X1; this translates as MVLQNDIDLLNPPVELEKRKHKLKRLVQSPNSFFTDVKCQGCFNITTVFSHSQTVVVCGNCQTVLCQPTGGRARLTEGCSFRKKGD
- the LOC127744211 gene encoding uncharacterized protein LOC127744211; amino-acid sequence: MASEESFVVLVHHRESIKRKTRSGVKFTDKDLLCIIVRPMTRYEDLVSSVLLKLGLEGVKRETVKYDCFTIGSDEDLQVIFHCRRQFPEVRTPELLAKLVDAVSSSGGSNRNTTTLATVAGSSSKPAVASSSVPVYEPPVQPVASPSFAIDLNGSVGDEVGEREYLRTSLQCAAPAGVGDGFLDDPEDDDVEPDMIADDSGDDVGASEPAVAGGGFSSSTQQYPPHFSSLDLDAIRQEGVPGQLAGFGARDAEGSAGLIEFQYKVVESDYRRYVGKCSEFGNGCTWLIRLSLRQRKGLWEVKRYNGPHTCLATSISSDHRSLDYHVISAFIMPMVRADASVSIKVLLNATAAHFWFRPTYRRVWLAKQKAVALIYGDWDESYNELPRWVLGVQLTMSGTVAVLRTSPIRVGG
- the LOC127744210 gene encoding uncharacterized protein LOC127744210; the protein is MFPPCIEAFRHCKPLVGIDGTHLYGKYGGTLLVAIAQDRNSNILHVAFALVEGENAESWSFFLSHLREHVTPQPGLLVISDRHNGIKAALEALDGGWLPPSAYRAFCIRHVAANFTLTFKGKDARRLLVNAAYAKTEVEFHYWFDILRSEDPAMCDWANRIEYSLWTQHCDEGCRFRHMTTNISECENSILKGVRNLPVCSLVKATYGRLAELFVRKGIEAEAQMGTGQQFSQHLVKCIEANLKTARYFTVTMYDRDNSEFTIAETTPTGSFSLGSYRVSLASHTCDCRYFQALYFPCPHALACCAYSRLTWEPYVH